The DNA region CCGGTTGTACCGGGACCCTCTCCATCAACGCCACCAGGCGATCGGTCAGCAAGACCTTCTCCTGTCGCGTCTCCCTGGCGCAGCTCCCCGCCAGGCCCAGGTCACCCAACTCTGGCCGCACAAGGTACCTGCATGGCTTGAGTCATCGCCTCGGTGGTGGGGCGCGTTCCCGCTGCCGCCGTGTACAGGGTCCGCAACTCACCGTGGTTGTGCAGCGGGAGTGTAACTTCGAGGTCTGGGGTTTCTGTTGGTGGGGCACTCACCATGGAGAGCGCTTGCACTTCCGGTGCAGCAGACGGCAAGTCAGGATCGGTATTCCCGACAAAACAGGAGTGACACCCGGGTCCTTTGTTACAACGTGTGCCACCTCAGATTCACGGTCAGCGGACAGAACAGCCCGGTCTTCACGTTGGCTGGATGACGCGGCATCACTCGCCGCGATGAAGATGACCGGCAGCACAGGCGATGCAGCAACGCCGGGTGAGACAAGTGCGGGGACGCCCAGGGCAACGGGTGCAGTTTGCACAGCACGTTGAACGCGCGCGCGTGAACTGCAGGTGCGCACAGGTGCGACTTCAGGACGTGCCGCGCTGTGTGGAGCAGGGCAAGTTGCCGTAGAGCTGCGCCGCAACTTCAGAGCTTGTCGGTGTGGATCACTCTGGCGTGCCCTACCTCCCCAACAGGTGCCGAAAGAACGACTTGGCAGCCTTGGTGTCCCGATGTTGCAGAAGCAGGACGTTTAGCACGGCGCCGTGTTCGTCGACGGCCCGTCACAGCCGATGGCTCACTCCGCCGCTAACCACGTGCCGTAACGTCGAGGTGCCACTGGGAAACCCGGCAGGGTCTCCGCTGGCGCAGTCCTGTGCAAAGAGGACGCTGAATGCGTTGCATCAGGTTCGTACGCTCTCTCGGAGGAGTGGCGTCCTCATGGGCGTCCGTTCCCGACGGTGGGGCGCGGCGCTCCCCCACGAGAGCCGCAGTTCTTCGGCGTCCCGAGCGCTGCGCCTGAAGCGGGGACTGGGCCAGCTGGCGCAGCGAGAGGGAACCGGTACCCAGGGCGGTTCTGACTGCTCGCCGCGTCACCCTCCCCCAGTACCTTGCCCCAAACCTGCTTGGGGGAACTGCCAGAACCGCTCCTCTGGGCGTATGATGAGGGCAAAGTTTAGCCACAGCAGCTTCAGCACCCTCTGTCGAGAGATCAAGCGGGAGGCACCTCCCATCCCGTCAACGCCTCAGGGTTGCGAGGAGATGCTGCAATCTGTTCGTAAAAAGTAGGACAGACAGCAGAACTGACATCACTTTTTACATTCTGCCCCTTGTTTAAATGTAAAACGTACCTTAATCTAGTTTCAATTCGGTTAATCGTCTCCTGTGAGGGACCGGACCGGGGGCGCTGCTCCTCCTCTGGCGTTTTATCGGTCCAGGGAAGACGGCAAGCAGCGCACAGGAAGGAGACTGCAGCGTGACCGACGGCCCCCATACCGCCTTCCAGGAACTGCTCCCCCCCCTCAGCGCCCACGAGGCCAGCGTTGAGGCCAACCGCTGCCTGTACTGCTACGACGCGCCGTGCTTGCAGGCGTGCCCCACGCACATCGATATACCCACCTTTATCCGGAAGATCGCCACCGGCAACTTACGCGGCAGCGCGCGCACGATTCTGGAAGCCAATTTTCTAGGAGGCACCTGCGGGCGCGTCTGTCCAGTGCAGGAGCTGTGCGAAGGGGCCTGCGTTCTTGGCCCCGACCACAAGGCCATCGCCATCGGACGGCTGCAACGCTACGCCGTGGACCACGTGCAGGAACGCGGTATACAGGTCTTTCAGCCAGGTCCGGAGCAGGGAGCGCGGGTGGCTGTGGTCGGCGGCGGTCCAGCGGGGATCAGCGCCGCCGCCGAACTCGCCAAGCTCGGTTACGAAGTCACGCTGCTGGAAAAACGTGAACTGGCTGGAGGCCTCTCGACCTACGGCATCGTTGTGCTGCGCGAACCGGTGGAAGTGGCCCTGCGCGAAGTCCAGGCCCTGCGCGACCTGGGCGTCGACATTCAGACGAACCGGGAACTGACGGGGAAAGCCGATCTGCAAACGCTGCTGGACATCTACGACGCGGTCTTCCTCGCCCTCGGCCTGGGCGCTGTTCCGGCTGTGGGCATTCCGGGCGAGGAGGCGATCACCGACGGCCTCACCTTTATCGAGGCGAGCAAGATGGACCCGGCCAATATCGGTGTGGGACGCACCGTTACCGTCATTGGTGCGGGGAACACCGCCATTGACGCCGCCACCATCGCCCGCCGCGCTGGAGCGCAGGTCACGATGGTCTACCGCCGGGGCGAGCGGGAGATGACCGCTTACCGCCACGAGTACGAATTCGCGCTGCACGAGGGCGTCCAGTTCCGCTTCTACGCCCAGCCGGTACGGGTCCTCACGAACGAGGCCGGCGTTGTTCTGGGCCTGGAATGCTTGGAGGTCGCTCTTGGCGAGCCCGACGTCTCGGGCCGTCCACGGCCGGTCGCGGTGCCCGGCAGTGAGTTCGTCCTGCCGTGCGATCAGGTGATCAGCGCAATCGGCCAGGAGAAACCTACGCTGGCCCGCACGCTCGACCTCGAGCTGGAAGGCGGATACGTCCGGGTGGACGACGATCTGCGCACCAACCTGCCCCGGGTGTATGCGGGCGGCGACTGGGTGCGCGTGCGTGGCAGCGCAAGCACCGTCATGGCTGTGCAGGACGGCAAGATCGCGGCGGCGGCCATCCACCGCGATATCGCCGCGCGGCGCGCTGAGCGGTCTCCGAGCGCCGCGTCCCTGAGCGTCACCCCCGAACCGGAGGCCCTGCATGGCTGATCTGAGCATCAATTTCGCAGGTATCCGCGCGCCCAATCCTTTCTGGCTGGCTTCCGCCCCGCCCACAAACAGCGGCGCGCAGATTCACCGCGCCTTTGAGCACGGCTGGGGCG from Deinococcus hopiensis KR-140 includes:
- a CDS encoding NAD(P)-dependent oxidoreductase → MTDGPHTAFQELLPPLSAHEASVEANRCLYCYDAPCLQACPTHIDIPTFIRKIATGNLRGSARTILEANFLGGTCGRVCPVQELCEGACVLGPDHKAIAIGRLQRYAVDHVQERGIQVFQPGPEQGARVAVVGGGPAGISAAAELAKLGYEVTLLEKRELAGGLSTYGIVVLREPVEVALREVQALRDLGVDIQTNRELTGKADLQTLLDIYDAVFLALGLGAVPAVGIPGEEAITDGLTFIEASKMDPANIGVGRTVTVIGAGNTAIDAATIARRAGAQVTMVYRRGEREMTAYRHEYEFALHEGVQFRFYAQPVRVLTNEAGVVLGLECLEVALGEPDVSGRPRPVAVPGSEFVLPCDQVISAIGQEKPTLARTLDLELEGGYVRVDDDLRTNLPRVYAGGDWVRVRGSASTVMAVQDGKIAAAAIHRDIAARRAERSPSAASLSVTPEPEALHG